From a region of the Actinomadura luzonensis genome:
- a CDS encoding sensor histidine kinase produces MGGPPRRLLSGVRRTGTGVRHVGAGVRRMGAGVASVRVRATAAATLVVALALGIVALVLVLVLRGSLESSAGAEAARKAVAAVPYAATLSVAPADQLEGPAEQREGPAEPAEALKKAAEPLPGAGDRPPGRPGKEGVVRLQDGRTVTAVDPDVVLTAARDDPGPWAAAGRYAVAGAKVSTASGPGMVWSRVSLEGVGQALRTLYGTLLPGVPAVLLVVAVMTWLAVNRALAPVAAIRAKVAHITARDLHQRVPVPRSRDEIAALATTVNGTLDRLETAVERHKRFVADAAHELRSPIATLRARLELAEPSELTREALADVERLQSLAADLLMLAKLDAGEPLRTAELDLGQVAAEEALRAGRRPDVRVELDVEPDVVLKGSRAHLDRLVTNLVDNAVRHAASTVRVRVRADGEEAVLEVLDDGPGIPFEQREAVFDRFTRLDEARARDAGGAGLGLPIARDIATLHEGTLVYAGGGFVARFPAARCHATL; encoded by the coding sequence ATGGGCGGTCCGCCGCGGCGACTGCTGTCCGGGGTGCGGCGCACGGGGACCGGGGTGCGGCACGTGGGGGCCGGGGTGCGGCGGATGGGGGCCGGGGTGGCGTCGGTGCGGGTGCGGGCGACCGCGGCGGCGACGCTGGTCGTGGCGCTCGCCCTCGGGATCGTCGCCCTGGTGCTGGTCCTGGTGCTGCGGGGCAGCCTGGAGAGCAGCGCGGGCGCCGAGGCCGCGCGCAAGGCGGTGGCGGCGGTCCCGTACGCGGCGACGCTGAGCGTGGCCCCCGCCGACCAGCTCGAAGGGCCGGCCGAGCAGCGCGAAGGGCCGGCCGAGCCGGCGGAGGCGCTCAAGAAAGCCGCCGAGCCGCTGCCCGGCGCCGGGGACCGGCCGCCGGGGCGGCCGGGCAAGGAAGGCGTCGTACGCCTCCAGGACGGCCGGACGGTCACCGCCGTGGACCCCGACGTCGTGCTGACCGCCGCCAGGGACGACCCGGGCCCGTGGGCCGCGGCCGGCCGGTACGCCGTCGCCGGAGCGAAGGTGAGCACCGCCTCGGGCCCCGGCATGGTGTGGTCCCGCGTCTCGCTGGAGGGCGTCGGACAGGCCCTCCGCACGCTCTACGGCACGTTGCTGCCCGGCGTGCCCGCCGTGCTGCTGGTGGTGGCGGTGATGACGTGGCTCGCGGTGAACCGCGCGCTCGCCCCGGTCGCCGCCATCCGCGCCAAGGTCGCCCACATCACCGCCCGCGACCTGCACCAGCGGGTGCCCGTCCCCCGCTCGCGGGACGAGATCGCGGCCCTCGCCACCACCGTCAACGGCACCCTCGACCGCCTGGAGACGGCCGTGGAGCGGCACAAGCGGTTCGTCGCGGACGCGGCGCACGAGCTGCGCAGCCCCATCGCGACCCTGCGGGCCCGCCTGGAGCTGGCCGAGCCCAGCGAGCTGACGCGGGAGGCGCTGGCCGACGTCGAGCGCCTGCAGTCGCTGGCCGCCGACCTGCTCATGCTGGCCAAGCTGGACGCGGGCGAGCCGCTGCGCACCGCCGAACTGGACCTCGGCCAGGTGGCGGCCGAGGAGGCGCTGCGCGCCGGGCGGCGGCCCGACGTGCGGGTGGAGCTGGACGTCGAGCCCGACGTGGTGCTGAAGGGCTCACGCGCCCACCTCGACCGGCTGGTCACGAACCTGGTCGACAACGCGGTCCGGCACGCCGCCTCGACCGTGCGGGTGCGGGTGCGCGCCGACGGCGAGGAGGCCGTCCTGGAGGTGCTGGACGACGGGCCGGGCATCCCGTTCGAGCAGCGGGAGGCGGTCTTCGACCGCTTCACCCGGCTGGACGAGGCGCGGGCCAGGGACGCGGGCGGCGCGGGCCTCGGCCTGCCCATCGCGCGGGACATCGCGACCCTGCACGAGGGCACGCTGGTCTACGCGGGCGGCGGGTTCGTCGCCCGGTTCCCCGCGGCCCGCTGTCACGCGACCTTGTAG
- a CDS encoding response regulator transcription factor: MRVLLVEDEERLAGLIKGGLAGEGFAVDVAHDGRDGLWMATENDYDVIVLDVMLPRMSGYAVCSRLREAGDWTPIMMLTAKDGIYDEAEALDNGADDYLSKPFSYVVLLARLRALVRRGGRERPVSISVGDLVIDPAGLRCRRGEVDVALTPKEFAVLHALARRAGEVVSKSELLAQAWDFSYDGDPNIVEVYISALRRKIDVPFGRTTLMTVRGAGYRLEAA, from the coding sequence GTGCGCGTGCTGCTGGTGGAGGACGAGGAGCGGCTGGCCGGCCTCATCAAGGGCGGCCTGGCGGGCGAGGGCTTCGCCGTGGACGTGGCCCACGACGGCCGCGACGGCCTGTGGATGGCCACCGAGAACGACTACGACGTGATCGTCCTGGACGTGATGCTGCCCAGGATGAGCGGGTACGCGGTCTGCTCGCGGCTGCGCGAGGCGGGCGACTGGACGCCGATCATGATGCTGACCGCCAAGGACGGCATCTACGACGAGGCCGAGGCGCTCGACAACGGCGCCGACGACTACCTGTCCAAGCCCTTCTCGTACGTCGTGCTGCTGGCCCGCCTGCGGGCCTTGGTGCGGCGCGGCGGGCGGGAGCGGCCGGTGTCGATCAGCGTGGGGGACCTGGTGATCGACCCGGCCGGGCTGCGCTGCCGCCGCGGCGAGGTGGACGTCGCGCTCACGCCCAAGGAGTTCGCGGTGCTGCACGCGCTGGCCCGGCGGGCGGGCGAGGTGGTGTCCAAGAGCGAGCTGCTGGCGCAGGCGTGGGACTTCTCCTACGACGGCGACCCCAACATCGTGGAGGTCTACATCAGCGCGCTGCGGCGGAAGATCGACGTGCCGTTCGGGCGGACGACGCTCATGACGGTCCGCGGCGCGGGGTACCGGCTGGAGGCGGCGTGA